One part of the Sorangiineae bacterium MSr11954 genome encodes these proteins:
- a CDS encoding protein kinase, translating into MVTRGAILGRKYTLEETVGEGPTGLIFAAEERFRPRRVAIKVVRLPPSIKRRSFVRDADALQSVRSENVIYVQDAGTLDEAAETDTDRDTLYVVMELLEGRTLAELIAESGPLPLAEAMAYVLQACKGLDELHAARIVHRHVKPSNLFLTRGADGQPLIKLLDVGLSSIELAVSAGDDPALDARLLDALNFAPPERLASPPSAGAPATADARTDVWSLAVTLYVLVTGKHPFPGASAAEVRDAIAHAPHAKLSSLVPDAPEELDLVFDRALAKNVAFRTASMADFARELEACRSSAGAAAPSASAAAPSASAAALSASAAAPSASAAALSASAAPSASAAAPSASAEPSASAEAAVSESADARAIGASSAPIAGNAITQVDAPPVPVAPIVALASNDAPSGDVMAPEQTSADLELEKRSPEQAPAEAELERSAAAKSVAPPRSAPTPKPTPAQPDSEKVAPRAPTLAGRPQLWLALVAAVILLLAAFAWFRSTPRSQTNTERTEPQSPSPVPPPIAPSPSPSPSTSREHEDAATSSAVPAVATPHRPRRH; encoded by the coding sequence AACGTCGTTCGTTCGTGCGCGACGCGGATGCGCTGCAGTCGGTGCGCTCCGAAAACGTCATCTACGTGCAGGACGCGGGCACCCTCGACGAGGCGGCCGAGACCGATACGGACCGCGACACGCTCTACGTGGTCATGGAGCTGCTCGAAGGTCGAACCTTGGCGGAGCTCATCGCCGAATCGGGGCCTCTCCCCCTGGCCGAGGCGATGGCCTATGTCCTTCAAGCGTGCAAAGGGCTCGACGAGCTGCACGCCGCGCGCATCGTTCACCGGCACGTCAAGCCGTCGAATCTTTTCCTCACGCGAGGGGCCGACGGGCAGCCGCTCATCAAGCTCTTGGACGTCGGGCTCTCGAGCATCGAGCTCGCGGTCTCCGCCGGCGACGATCCCGCGCTCGATGCGCGCCTCCTCGACGCGCTCAACTTCGCGCCGCCGGAGCGATTGGCGAGCCCGCCCTCCGCCGGCGCGCCCGCCACCGCCGATGCACGGACCGATGTGTGGTCGCTGGCGGTCACGCTCTATGTGCTCGTCACAGGCAAGCACCCGTTCCCGGGGGCGAGCGCCGCGGAGGTGCGCGATGCCATCGCGCATGCGCCGCACGCGAAGCTTTCGAGCCTCGTTCCCGATGCGCCGGAGGAGCTCGACCTCGTGTTCGATCGCGCGCTCGCCAAAAACGTCGCGTTTCGAACGGCGTCGATGGCCGACTTCGCGAGGGAGCTCGAGGCGTGTCGTTCGTCCGCGGGCGCCGCTGCGCCATCCGCGAGCGCCGCTGCGCCATCTGCGAGCGCCGCTGCGTTGTCCGCGAGCGCCGCTGCGCCGTCTGCGAGCGCCGCTGCGTTGTCCGCGAGCGCCGCGCCGTCTGCGAGCGCCGCTGCGCCGTCTGCGAGCGCCGAGCCGTCTGCGAGCGCCGAGGCGGCGGTGTCCGAAAGCGCCGATGCGCGCGCAATTGGCGCGTCGAGCGCGCCAATTGCGGGGAACGCGATCACGCAGGTGGACGCGCCGCCCGTGCCCGTGGCGCCGATCGTTGCCCTTGCATCGAACGATGCGCCTTCGGGCGACGTTATGGCGCCGGAGCAAACGTCTGCGGACTTGGAATTGGAAAAGCGTTCGCCGGAGCAAGCGCCCGCCGAAGCCGAATTGGAACGCAGCGCCGCAGCGAAAAGCGTCGCGCCGCCGCGCAGCGCGCCAACGCCAAAGCCGACACCCGCACAACCCGATTCGGAAAAGGTTGCACCCCGGGCTCCCACATTGGCGGGCCGCCCGCAACTATGGCTCGCCCTCGTCGCGGCCGTGATTCTCCTCCTCGCGGCCTTCGCCTGGTTCCGTTCGACGCCGCGCTCCCAAACCAACACCGAGCGCACCGAACCGCAATCCCCATCGCCGGTTCCGCCCCCCATTGCCCCGTCGCCATCGCCATCGCCATCGACATCACGGGAGCACGAAGACGCCGCCACGTCGTCCGCCGTTCCCGCCGTCGCAACACCGCACCGCCCCCGAAGACACTAA